One Lytechinus variegatus isolate NC3 chromosome 14, Lvar_3.0, whole genome shotgun sequence genomic region harbors:
- the LOC121427217 gene encoding slit homolog 1 protein-like, translated as MCNICFLWVVIVVVPTLVCGNSRQPNLTGIPCSYERSDEGLRIKCSHRSLTAVPGNLTKDATIFELNDNLLSKLSNRSFSGLPNLVSLNLQSNIVGDNMEKGVFCSLPKLNAINLANNGITSVPSGLFSKNRRLQKVDLANNKLKSFPIDVLESLDTLQFVDVTDNLITNLHFQGLKTKNVSLIFNANRLSVLHEDDFLPLNDTRIEFLSFAANNLSSLQSKIFSHLSGVRKLALTANHFRNFSLLPFIGMTSLWKLTMENNGISTILPLASSFNESHLLPPVKVLYLEGNNMYTMPSGAFRGLNKLTELRLQQSRIKKLQNDTFEGLDSLEILDLTGNPISYVASDMFTSFCPKLRSLILPTNHLSQLNPTQFAGIETLGRLNVARGWIRYIVIRPTGWSLPALQSLDISNNRISRLNKHSFYGMTNLTVLNISKNPINILENSIFASNDKLQILRLEYLKGFGSVWTPFTNLQNLNSLHLSHTPITQLTYKVFTGISNLHTLKMDDCALSFVSFWDPKMNVSVLSNLSTLKELSLKDNNLNDLLPGTFRGLQNLEGLEMQRSNIKSLHEGIFMNLTTLVDLKLDRNSIKELTSQHFKELTSLKIISIKGNEIKEIPVDLFSGNPNLNQLTISHNHLTTIKEGTFLPKIALDVSYNPFGCFCDLKWFVDWINMKTVDTLNPDQTNCSQASLAKFKNKPILKFDPSRVCGPKVVVYIISTFVIVTCTVMIIVAYQRRWLINYKCFHFKLLFIGKTGDRDGRNRLDYENDVNLVFDDDDEKWVREVLKPGIEERLLNFDRIVCGDDDLPLGMFYIDAITEVIENSFKTILIVSNRAVDNHDFISKLRLAVDHMNEVQLEKTILVFKEDIPDGHLPYLVRLFLSKNKPHLRWSEDEYGQRLMWEKLVQELEWNKKMNDVLPI; from the coding sequence ATGTGTAACATATGCTTCTTATGGGTAGTAATTGTGGTGGTACCAACATTGGTCTGTGGCAATAGTCGTCAACCAAATTTAACAGGAATACCGTGCAGTTACGAGCGATCTGACGAGGGTTTGAGGATCAAATGCTCCCATCGATCTCTAACAGCAGTACCAGGTAACTTGACCAAAGACGCCACTATTTTCGAGTTGAATGACAACCTCCTGTCCAAGCTGAGTAACAGATCATTCAGCGGTCTTCCAAACCTAGTTTCCTTGAATCTCCAGTCCAATATAGTGGGTGACAACATGGAGAAAGGGGTGTTTTGTTCGCTACCTAAGTTGAATGCCATAAACCTTGCCAACAATGGTATCACGTCTGTACCCTCCGGTCTCTTCTCGAAGAATAGGAGGCTACAGAAAGTCGATTTGGCGAATAACAAACTAAAATCTTTTCCAATCGATGTCTTGGAGTCTCTGGACACGTTACAATTTGTAGATGTGACAGACAACCTCATCACGAATCTGCACTTTCAAGGCTTAAAGACCAAAAATGTTTCGCTAATTTTCAATGCAAACAGACTCTCAGTGCTTCACGAAGATGATTTTCTGCCTCTTAATGATACTCGTATTGAATTTCTTTCATTCGCTGCTAATAATCTTTCATCTCTACAATCAAAGATATTTAGCCACCTTTCTGGTGTCCGAAAGCTGGCTTTAACTGCCAACCATTTCCGAAACTTCAGTTTACTTCCTTTCATCGGAATGACATCTTTGTGGAAACTTACCATGGAGAATAATGGCATTTCAACAATACTACCCTTAGCTTCATCCTTTAATGAATCACATCTATTGCCTCCAGTGAAAGTTCTTTACCTAGAAGGCAACAACATGTATACAATGCCTTCAGGTGCCTTCCGGGGATTGAACAAACTAACAGAACTACGTCTACAACAAAGTCGTATAAAAAAACTCCAAAACGACACCTTTGAAGGCCTGGATTCTTTAGAAATTTTGGACCTTACTGGTAATCCGATTTCATATGTGGCAAGTGATATGTTCACTTCATTTTGTCCAAAGCTTCGCTCTTTGATCCTGCCCACCAATCACCTGTCTCAACTCAACCCGACACAGTTTGCCGGGATTGAGACGCTAGGTAGACTGAACGTAGCGAGGGGTTGGATTCGGTATATAGTAATAAGACCAACCGGCTGGAGTCTGCCAGCCCTGCAGTCATTGGACATTTCCAACAACAGGATATCTAGGCTTAACAAGCACTCCTTCTACGGTATGACAAACCTAACTGTTCTCAACATTTCGAAAAACCCTATTAACATTCTAGAGAACTCGATCTTTGCCAGCAACGATAAACTCCAAATCTTACGCTTGGAATATCTCAAGGGCTTTGGCTCAGTGTGGACCCCTTTTACAAATCTCCAAAACTTAAATTCCTTGCACTTATCTCATACTCCAATAACACAACTAACATACAAGGTATTCACGGGCATATCCAACCTTCATACTTTAAAGATGGATGATTGTGCTTTATCCTTTGTCAGCTTCTGGGACCCCAAAATGAATGTTTCAGTCTTATCGAACCTTTCCACATTGAAGGAACTTTCCCTCAAAGACAACAACCTGAATGATTTATTACCAGGAACATTCCGTGGACTTCAAAACCTAGAGGGCTTAGAAATGCAACGTAGCAATATAAAAAGCCTCCATGAGGGCATCTTCATGAATCTTACAACCTTGGTGGACCTAAAATTGGACAGGAACTCGATCAAGGAATTGACATCCCAACACTTCAAAGAACTTACTTCATTGAAAATTATATCTATCAAAGGAAATGAAATCAAGGAGATACCTGTAGATTTATTCAGTGGAAACCCAAATCTAAACCAATTGACTATCTCACACAACCATTTGACAACGATTAAAGAAGGTACATTCCTTCCGAAGATAGCTCTCGACGTGTCTTACAATCCATTCGGTTGTTTCTGTGATTTGAAGTGGTTTGTTGATTGGATAAACATGAAGACAGTTGATACTCTCAACCCAGATCAGACCAACTGCTCCCAGGCTTCACTGGCCAAATTCAAGAATAAACCCATCCTAAAGTTTGACCCAAGCAGAGTCTGTGGACCGAAAGTAGTTGTTTATATCATCTCAACTTTCGTTATTGTTACCTGTACTGTTATGATAATCGTTGCATACCAGCGACGATGGTTGATCAACTACAAATGTTTCCACTTCAAGTTATTATTCATTGGCAAGACTGGTGACCGCGACGGACGCAACAGGCTCGATTACGAGAACGACGTCAATCTCGTGTTCGACGATGACGATGAGAAATGGGTCAGGGAAGTATTGAAGCCAGGAATTGAAGAGAGGCTGCTTAATTTCGACAGGATTGTTTGCGGGGATGACGATCTACCGCTTGGCATGTTCTACATCGATGCCATAACTGAAGTCattgaaaatagttttaaaacCATCCTCATCGTGAGTAATCGCGCGGTGGACAATCACGATTTCATCAGCAAGCTTCGCCTCGCCGTCGATCACATGAACGAGGTCCAGTTGGAAAAGACTATTCTCGTATTCAAGGAGGATATACCTGATGGTCATTTGCCATATCTAGTCCGTCTATTCCTGAGCAAGAATAAACCCCACTTACGATGGTCAGAAGATGAATACGGACAGAGACTCATGTGGGAGAAACTTGTCCAAGAACTGGAATGGAACAAGAAGATGAATGATGTATTGCCGATATAG